The following are encoded together in the Flavihumibacter fluvii genome:
- a CDS encoding TonB-dependent receptor codes for MNNSLNRIWKFIVSALFCTTAFTAYAQHGTITGAVNTIDSLPAAMVSIQLKEIKKATLSSNDGRFILKDIPQGHYTLIASYVGLQSQVKSVWVKAGELTGLQISFPENNAQLQEVVVSYGKGMNEKTIGAGKVAIKPMDLPQSFTVVGKDILERQQVLQLSDALQNVTGVYLMGTTGGYQEEIAGRGYAFGSNNTFKNGSRYNNGTMPEMSGVEKIEFLKGGNAILFGNVAAGGILNIVTKKPKFEQGGEISFRTGSYDLYKPSIDIYGAIDKQHIAAYRLNTTYQKSGSFRDDVNSERIYVNPSFLFNLNEKTSLLVEGDYLKDKRTADFGIGAIDYTITDVPRSRFLGVPWGFNSAEQKSLTATLTRELKKNWQVKGLVSYQAYNAELFGAARPTTIKPGGNWIRGLQKSKTSEEYLLAQVDLTGKFKTGKIGHTFLVGADADRYKTKANAYITNQYNANGRDEAISKLNIYDTINIYDKSTFGKRTDIPVLDIDRITTSPIQRFGVYIQDLVCLSDKFKLLAGIRYSYQSNRTATVDSIAKGSSGSIAAYTNDAFSPRVGLVYQPSKKLSFFTSYTNSFTVNTGRDIGGAALPPSIVDQVELGVKSDLINGLLSVNVTLYQIVNDNLAQTALTLADGSPNTDNTIRELAGEVTSKGVELDIATKPLYGFTFMAGYSFNDTKYTGGNGKNFTTGDRLRYNPAHTANASVFYAFPAKSALKNFDAGFSAYYVGDRLAGRNPSTTNPTYKLIALPDYTLYDLSVGYAGFQHFSVRFKLTNLLNKLSYNVHDDNSVNPIAPRQFAATVSYKF; via the coding sequence ATGAACAATTCATTGAATAGGATCTGGAAATTCATCGTATCGGCCTTGTTTTGCACCACAGCATTTACCGCATACGCACAGCATGGAACCATCACCGGGGCGGTTAATACCATTGACAGTCTGCCCGCTGCTATGGTGAGCATCCAGTTAAAGGAAATTAAAAAAGCAACACTAAGCAGCAATGACGGCCGGTTTATATTAAAGGATATACCACAGGGACACTATACCCTCATCGCATCCTATGTTGGTTTGCAAAGCCAGGTAAAATCAGTTTGGGTAAAAGCGGGTGAACTTACCGGCCTGCAAATCTCTTTCCCGGAGAACAATGCCCAATTGCAGGAAGTGGTGGTGAGTTATGGCAAAGGGATGAACGAAAAAACTATTGGTGCCGGTAAGGTGGCCATTAAACCTATGGATCTTCCCCAAAGCTTTACGGTTGTCGGGAAGGATATCCTCGAACGCCAGCAGGTCTTACAACTGAGCGACGCCCTGCAAAATGTGACCGGAGTTTACCTGATGGGTACTACAGGCGGCTACCAGGAAGAGATCGCCGGCAGGGGCTATGCATTCGGCAGCAACAATACGTTTAAAAATGGCTCCCGGTATAATAACGGCACCATGCCTGAAATGAGTGGGGTTGAAAAAATTGAATTCCTTAAAGGTGGTAATGCCATCCTGTTCGGAAATGTAGCAGCGGGTGGCATCCTGAATATTGTCACGAAAAAGCCCAAGTTTGAACAAGGCGGCGAGATTTCATTCCGTACCGGAAGTTATGACCTCTACAAACCGTCAATTGATATCTATGGTGCCATCGACAAACAGCACATTGCCGCCTACCGCCTGAATACCACCTACCAGAAATCAGGTAGCTTCCGCGATGATGTAAATAGTGAACGGATCTATGTTAATCCTTCCTTTCTGTTTAATTTGAACGAAAAGACCAGCCTCCTGGTGGAGGGGGACTACCTCAAGGATAAACGTACGGCTGATTTTGGTATCGGAGCTATCGACTATACCATCACCGATGTGCCACGCAGCAGGTTCCTGGGTGTTCCCTGGGGATTTAATTCCGCAGAACAGAAGTCACTAACTGCGACCCTCACCCGCGAATTGAAAAAAAACTGGCAGGTGAAAGGTTTGGTGTCTTACCAGGCCTACAACGCAGAACTTTTCGGTGCGGCGAGACCTACCACCATCAAGCCTGGTGGCAATTGGATCAGGGGCTTGCAGAAATCCAAAACCTCGGAAGAGTACCTGCTCGCGCAGGTGGACCTGACGGGTAAATTTAAAACGGGGAAGATCGGACACACTTTTTTAGTTGGTGCAGATGCTGACCGGTACAAGACAAAGGCCAATGCTTATATCACCAACCAATACAATGCAAACGGACGCGATGAGGCCATAAGCAAACTGAATATCTACGACACCATTAATATTTATGACAAGTCAACCTTTGGTAAAAGGACTGATATCCCCGTATTGGATATCGACCGGATTACCACTAGCCCCATCCAACGCTTTGGTGTCTATATCCAGGACCTGGTTTGTTTATCCGACAAATTCAAGTTGCTGGCAGGTATCCGATACAGTTACCAGAGTAACCGCACCGCCACAGTCGACAGCATTGCCAAAGGGTCAAGCGGATCAATAGCTGCTTACACCAATGATGCATTTAGTCCAAGGGTTGGGTTAGTCTACCAGCCTTCCAAAAAACTGTCCTTTTTTACCAGTTACACCAATTCATTTACAGTGAATACCGGGAGGGATATCGGGGGGGCTGCATTACCACCATCAATTGTTGACCAGGTTGAACTGGGCGTTAAATCAGACCTTATTAATGGCCTGCTTTCCGTTAATGTGACCCTTTACCAGATCGTTAATGATAACCTCGCGCAAACAGCCCTGACCCTGGCCGATGGATCTCCCAATACAGACAACACCATCCGTGAACTGGCCGGTGAAGTGACCAGCAAAGGTGTTGAACTGGACATCGCTACAAAACCATTGTATGGCTTTACTTTCATGGCGGGGTATAGTTTTAATGATACCAAATACACTGGTGGTAATGGAAAGAATTTTACTACAGGTGATCGTCTCCGTTATAACCCGGCACATACAGCAAATGCCAGTGTGTTTTATGCATTCCCGGCAAAATCTGCATTGAAAAACTTCGATGCCGGGTTTAGTGCATACTATGTTGGGGACCGTCTTGCAGGGAGGAATCCTTCCACCACAAATCCTACTTATAAACTGATCGCCCTACCGGATTATACCTTGTATGATCTCTCTGTTGGTTATGCCGGCTTTCAACATTTCTCCGTGCGGTTCAAACTCACCAACCTGTTGAATAAATTGAGTTATAATGTACACGACGACAATAGCGTGAACCCGATTGCACCCCGTCAATTTGCTGCAACGGTCTCTTATAAATTTTAA
- the serS gene encoding serine--tRNA ligase yields MLQVNFIRQNVEFVKERLAVKHFSPLSLVDDLLVLDERRRKLQFEHDEKQAKVNAASKEIGNLMREGKKDAAELLKAEVAGLKASMEDLVELNAVETSIHNILLLIPNLPSVQVPVGRTPEDNVVVRSGGEIPVLPAGAKPHWDLVNQHGLIDFELGNKITGSGFPVYINKGAKLQRAMIQYFLDFNTARGYMEIQPPLLVNEASAYGTGQLPDKEGQMYHATVDNFFLIPTSEVPVTNIYRDEIIKEADLPVRMTAYTPCFRREAGSYGKDVRGLNRLHQFDKVEIVQLVHPDKSYDTLDTMVAHVEELIQSLELPYRILRLCGGDMGFTSAITYDFEVYSAAQEKWLEVSSVSNFEAYQTNRMKIRFKDGTGKPQLVHSLNGSSMALPRILAALLENNQQDGTIRLPKVLHSYFGAGQI; encoded by the coding sequence ATGCTACAGGTGAATTTTATCCGGCAGAACGTAGAATTTGTGAAAGAGCGATTGGCTGTTAAGCATTTCTCTCCATTGTCCCTGGTGGATGATTTGCTGGTCCTGGATGAGCGCCGCCGAAAATTACAGTTTGAACATGACGAGAAGCAAGCCAAAGTGAATGCCGCTTCCAAAGAGATCGGCAACCTTATGCGGGAAGGAAAAAAAGATGCAGCTGAATTATTAAAGGCTGAAGTTGCTGGCCTGAAGGCAAGTATGGAAGACCTTGTTGAATTGAATGCCGTGGAAACATCCATTCATAATATACTGTTGCTGATACCTAACCTGCCATCTGTACAGGTGCCTGTTGGCCGCACTCCCGAGGATAATGTGGTGGTTAGAAGCGGTGGTGAAATACCTGTATTGCCTGCTGGTGCAAAACCGCACTGGGACCTGGTTAACCAACATGGCCTGATCGATTTCGAACTGGGCAATAAGATAACCGGCAGCGGATTTCCTGTATATATAAACAAAGGCGCAAAACTGCAAAGGGCCATGATCCAGTATTTCCTCGATTTCAATACAGCAAGGGGGTACATGGAAATTCAACCGCCTTTGCTGGTGAATGAAGCTTCTGCTTATGGTACGGGGCAATTGCCTGATAAAGAGGGCCAGATGTACCATGCAACAGTGGATAATTTTTTCCTTATTCCCACCTCAGAAGTCCCGGTGACCAATATTTACCGCGATGAAATTATTAAAGAGGCAGACTTGCCGGTTCGTATGACTGCCTATACACCCTGCTTCCGCCGCGAGGCCGGCAGTTATGGTAAAGATGTGCGCGGACTCAACCGCCTTCACCAGTTCGATAAAGTGGAAATCGTGCAATTGGTCCATCCTGATAAAAGTTATGATACCCTGGATACTATGGTGGCGCACGTTGAAGAACTTATCCAGTCCCTCGAACTGCCTTATCGGATTCTTCGGCTATGCGGCGGAGATATGGGCTTTACTTCTGCCATCACCTATGATTTTGAGGTGTATAGCGCCGCGCAGGAGAAATGGCTGGAAGTCAGCTCTGTCAGCAATTTCGAAGCGTACCAGACTAATCGCATGAAGATCAGGTTCAAGGATGGCACTGGAAAACCGCAATTGGTGCACTCGCTGAATGGCAGTTCCATGGCACTTCCGCGCATACTCGCAGCTTTGCTGGAAAATAACCAGCAGGATGGCACTATACGGTTGCCAAAAGTGTTGCACAGTTATTTTGGTGCAGGGCAGATATGA
- a CDS encoding helix-turn-helix domain-containing protein, producing the protein MLYFCGFMHLANDILALARRAPVMFNELEVLQQKEQVIPGSVQYSIYRYRKMPQWEVDDLGMLVYHQSHQDNTENYIELRFCISGNMYCRQKDIECNNCKFNSAACEQKAASIDVLSFVFSPTHLSQFVNGGKLKNLSDDIVQFRHRSSFSKTLSLCSRTRSVLEALLNHNYSGSMENIFINAQMQMLLLYSLECMVGEKEETTFACKFLANDADREKIEKARAILLQHIGEPITIKELSRKVAINECYLKKGFKELYGTTVFDFYQSQRMEHARYLLYEKGLSVTEVSLMLGYSSISHFSTAFKKHTGLKPCELLFH; encoded by the coding sequence ATGCTGTATTTTTGTGGGTTCATGCATCTGGCAAACGATATTTTGGCACTGGCAAGAAGGGCCCCCGTCATGTTCAATGAACTTGAGGTACTGCAGCAAAAAGAGCAGGTGATTCCCGGTTCCGTGCAGTACAGTATTTACCGTTACCGGAAAATGCCGCAATGGGAGGTTGATGACCTGGGTATGCTGGTATACCACCAATCCCACCAGGACAATACCGAAAATTACATCGAATTACGCTTTTGCATTTCTGGTAATATGTATTGCCGCCAGAAAGACATTGAATGTAATAACTGCAAGTTTAATTCCGCCGCATGTGAACAAAAGGCCGCCAGTATCGACGTATTGAGTTTTGTTTTTTCCCCTACACATCTCTCGCAGTTTGTGAATGGAGGTAAACTGAAAAACCTCTCTGACGATATCGTACAGTTTCGCCACCGGTCCTCTTTTTCGAAAACCCTATCCCTGTGCAGCCGCACCCGCAGCGTACTGGAAGCCCTGCTGAACCATAATTATTCGGGCTCCATGGAGAATATCTTCATCAATGCCCAGATGCAGATGCTCCTGCTCTACAGCCTCGAATGCATGGTGGGCGAAAAGGAAGAAACAACTTTTGCTTGTAAATTCCTGGCCAATGATGCCGATCGTGAAAAAATCGAAAAGGCCCGCGCCATATTATTGCAACATATCGGTGAACCAATTACCATTAAGGAACTGAGCCGCAAAGTAGCCATCAATGAATGTTACCTTAAAAAAGGTTTCAAGGAATTATATGGCACCACTGTGTTCGATTTTTACCAGAGCCAGAGAATGGAACATGCCCGTTACCTGCTGTACGAAAAAGGCCTCAGTGTAACCGAAGTCTCCCTCATGCTCGGCTATTCATCCATTTCCCATTTCTCTACTGCATTCAAAAAGCATACAGGTTTGAAGCCTTGTGAGTTGCTTTTTCATTAG
- a CDS encoding 3-keto-disaccharide hydrolase → MKNTLLTISVLLTMSSLVNAQQTAKPEDTEQWTPVPVKVDPGNATKAPSDAIVLFDGKNLNQWISPKTGETAPWIVENGIFTVKPGTGNIRTREKFADCQLHIEWRTPAGIKGEGQDRGNSGIFFMEKYELQVLDNYTNVTYSNGQAGSIYKQFIPLVNACRKEGEWQTYDVIFTAPKFNADGSLLSPARITVLHNNVLVQNNVSLKGATEYIGQPSYSAHGPLGIELQDHSHKVSYRNIWIRKL, encoded by the coding sequence ATGAAAAATACCCTGCTCACCATCAGTGTTTTACTGACCATGTCCAGTTTAGTAAATGCCCAGCAAACAGCAAAACCCGAAGACACAGAACAATGGACACCTGTTCCGGTGAAAGTTGATCCGGGTAATGCTACAAAAGCACCTTCAGATGCTATTGTTCTTTTTGATGGCAAGAACCTGAACCAATGGATCAGCCCGAAAACAGGCGAAACTGCACCATGGATCGTTGAAAATGGAATTTTTACCGTGAAACCAGGTACCGGTAATATCCGCACCAGGGAAAAATTCGCAGACTGCCAGCTGCATATTGAATGGCGTACCCCTGCCGGCATTAAAGGTGAAGGGCAGGACCGCGGCAACAGCGGTATTTTCTTCATGGAAAAATATGAATTGCAGGTACTGGATAACTATACCAATGTTACTTACTCCAATGGCCAGGCAGGAAGCATTTATAAGCAGTTTATTCCGCTTGTTAACGCTTGTCGCAAGGAAGGTGAATGGCAGACCTACGATGTGATTTTCACCGCACCTAAATTCAATGCAGATGGATCATTGCTGTCACCAGCCAGGATCACTGTTTTGCACAACAATGTTTTGGTACAAAATAATGTTTCGCTGAAAGGCGCTACTGAATATATTGGCCAACCCAGTTATAGTGCACATGGCCCGTTGGGCATAGAATTGCAGGACCATAGCCACAAGGTGAGTTACCGGAATATCTGGATCAGGAAACTATAA
- the gcvH gene encoding glycine cleavage system protein GcvH translates to MNIPANLRYTKDHEWISIEGNIATIGITDFAQGELGDIVYVEIETVGKALQAEAVFGTVEAVKTVSDLFLPISGTINEVNPALSATPELVNTDPYGAGWMIKMTVNNPADVDGLLDAAAYQHLVG, encoded by the coding sequence ATGAATATCCCTGCAAATTTACGCTACACAAAAGACCACGAATGGATCAGTATTGAAGGAAATATTGCGACCATTGGAATTACTGATTTTGCCCAGGGAGAGCTGGGAGATATCGTTTATGTAGAAATTGAGACTGTAGGAAAAGCCTTACAGGCTGAAGCAGTTTTTGGTACGGTAGAAGCTGTAAAAACAGTATCTGACCTGTTTTTACCCATTTCAGGTACCATCAACGAAGTAAATCCGGCCCTTAGCGCCACTCCTGAACTGGTGAATACGGATCCTTATGGCGCTGGATGGATGATCAAAATGACGGTAAATAATCCGGCTGATGTGGACGGCCTGCTGGATGCAGCGGCTTATCAGCACCTGGTAGGATAA
- a CDS encoding DUF1501 domain-containing protein — MLIKRRTFLQTGSLATASMMVPRFLKAMERPGSLPATQKILVVLQLSGGNDGLNTVIPYRNDVYYRERPRLGITRRNCLPLNDDAGIHPSLPFFKTLHDEGYLSIMNSVGYPDPDRSHFRSMDIWQTASKSNEYLYTGWLGRWLDQQCKDCDHPTQALELDDMLSLALKGNEQNGIAFKDPGRLFQSSRNPLYADVVKAHERAHASQTADYLYKTLAGSLSSADYIYRNSKLNRSVVTYPSTELGRNLRNISSLILSGINTRVYYVSVGSFDTHVAQDMQQRRLFSEINDAVQSFVTDLKKNNRFKDVLLVSFSEFGRRVAQNASGGTDHGTANNMFFIGGGLSRKGILNALPDLTRLDDGDLLYQVDFRQVYATLLDKWLDAPAAGILGGSFQPMDFL, encoded by the coding sequence ATGCTGATTAAAAGAAGAACATTCCTGCAAACTGGTTCGCTTGCCACCGCTTCCATGATGGTTCCGCGTTTTTTAAAAGCGATGGAACGGCCTGGCAGCCTTCCGGCCACACAAAAAATTCTGGTCGTTTTACAATTGAGTGGCGGCAATGATGGATTAAATACGGTTATTCCTTACCGTAATGATGTGTACTATAGGGAAAGGCCCAGGCTGGGTATCACCCGCAGAAATTGCCTGCCACTAAATGATGATGCAGGAATTCATCCGTCTCTGCCTTTTTTTAAAACATTGCACGATGAGGGTTACCTGTCGATTATGAATAGCGTAGGCTATCCTGATCCCGATCGTTCGCATTTCAGGAGTATGGATATCTGGCAAACGGCCAGTAAGAGCAATGAATACCTGTATACCGGCTGGCTGGGCAGGTGGCTGGACCAACAATGTAAAGACTGCGATCATCCTACTCAGGCACTTGAGTTGGATGATATGCTGAGCCTGGCTTTGAAAGGGAATGAGCAGAACGGGATTGCGTTCAAAGATCCGGGAAGGTTATTCCAGTCAAGCCGTAATCCCTTATATGCAGATGTGGTGAAAGCGCATGAACGTGCGCATGCATCGCAGACAGCCGATTATTTATACAAGACCCTTGCAGGATCACTGAGTAGTGCGGATTATATCTACCGGAACAGTAAACTGAACCGGTCAGTGGTAACTTATCCCAGCACTGAATTGGGCAGGAACCTCCGCAATATTTCTTCCTTGATCCTATCTGGTATCAACACCCGGGTGTACTATGTTTCAGTGGGAAGTTTTGATACACATGTTGCACAGGACATGCAACAGAGAAGGTTGTTTTCAGAGATCAATGATGCCGTACAGTCCTTCGTGACAGACCTCAAAAAGAATAACCGCTTCAAAGATGTTTTGCTGGTTAGTTTTTCTGAATTTGGCCGCCGCGTGGCACAAAATGCCAGTGGCGGAACTGATCACGGCACGGCTAATAATATGTTTTTTATTGGTGGCGGCTTAAGCAGGAAAGGTATTTTAAATGCATTGCCCGATCTTACGCGACTGGATGATGGTGACCTGCTTTACCAGGTTGATTTCAGGCAGGTATATGCCACTTTGCTGGACAAGTGGTTGGATGCCCCCGCAGCAGGTATACTGGGGGGATCCTTTCAACCCATGGATTTTTTATAG
- the gyrB gene encoding DNA topoisomerase (ATP-hydrolyzing) subunit B, giving the protein MSIETTEEAVISQSGYGADSIQVLEGLEAVRKRPAMYIGDIGVKGLHHLVYEVVDNSIDEALAGYCKNITVNIHEDNSISVSDDGRGIPTAIHTKEKKSALEVVMTVLHAGGKFDKNTYKVSGGLHGVGVSCVNALSEKLVVTVQREGKVFEQEYSIGIPKYAVREIGNSDKTGTRVHFWPDQTIFSNIVYNREILEGRLRELAFLNRKINIIMNDFRELDENGAHYTNTFYSEGGIVEFVEMLDTAANRTPLIPNTLYVDGFDEGSHVAVEVALTYNNDFKEHIYSYVNNINTIEGGTHVTGFRRALTRVFKNYGDKEGLFERAKIEVEGDDFREGLSCIISVKVPEPQFEGQTKTKLGNSEVSGVVETTVAAALQAYLEENPREAKNVISKVILAAQARVAAKKAREMVQRKTVLSGGGLPGKLADCSERDAERCELYLVEGDSAGGTAKQGRDRNFQAILPLRGKILNVEKAMEHKIYENEEIRNMYTALGVTVGTPEDPKALNLAKLRYHKLIIMTDADIDGSHITTLILTFIYRYMKELVDQGYVYIAQPPLYLVKKGKDQAYAWGEEDRKALTLKFGGGKDDSVNVQRYKGLGEMNATQLWETTMNPETRTLKKVTLDSAAEADMVFSMLMGDEVAPRREFIESHAKYAKIDI; this is encoded by the coding sequence ATGAGTATAGAAACAACCGAAGAAGCCGTTATTAGTCAAAGTGGTTATGGTGCCGACAGTATCCAGGTGCTGGAAGGCCTGGAAGCAGTTCGTAAGCGGCCTGCCATGTATATCGGGGATATTGGCGTTAAGGGGTTACACCACCTGGTGTATGAAGTGGTCGATAACTCCATAGATGAGGCGCTGGCCGGCTATTGCAAGAATATCACGGTAAATATCCATGAAGACAATTCGATTTCTGTGTCGGATGACGGAAGGGGTATTCCAACGGCCATACATACCAAGGAAAAAAAGAGTGCACTGGAGGTGGTTATGACCGTCCTTCACGCCGGGGGTAAGTTTGATAAAAACACCTACAAGGTTTCCGGTGGACTGCATGGTGTCGGTGTAAGTTGTGTAAACGCGCTGAGTGAAAAGCTCGTTGTTACGGTACAGCGTGAGGGCAAGGTTTTTGAGCAGGAATACAGCATCGGGATCCCGAAATATGCAGTCAGGGAAATTGGTAATTCAGACAAGACCGGCACCAGGGTTCATTTCTGGCCTGACCAAACCATTTTCAGCAATATAGTCTACAACCGTGAGATACTGGAAGGCCGCCTTCGTGAACTGGCTTTCCTGAACCGAAAGATCAATATCATCATGAATGACTTTCGGGAACTCGATGAAAACGGTGCGCATTATACCAATACTTTCTACAGTGAAGGGGGTATCGTGGAATTTGTAGAAATGCTGGACACAGCGGCCAATCGTACGCCACTGATCCCCAATACATTGTATGTGGATGGCTTCGATGAAGGTTCCCATGTGGCAGTAGAAGTTGCCCTTACCTATAATAATGACTTTAAGGAGCATATTTACAGTTACGTCAATAATATCAATACAATAGAAGGCGGTACCCATGTAACCGGTTTCAGGAGAGCGCTTACCCGCGTTTTCAAAAACTATGGTGATAAAGAAGGATTGTTTGAAAGGGCGAAAATAGAAGTGGAAGGGGATGATTTCCGTGAAGGCCTTAGTTGTATCATTTCAGTGAAGGTTCCGGAACCACAGTTCGAGGGACAAACTAAAACAAAACTGGGAAACAGTGAGGTGAGCGGTGTGGTTGAAACAACTGTTGCTGCTGCATTACAGGCATACCTGGAAGAAAACCCCAGGGAGGCAAAGAACGTGATCTCCAAAGTGATCCTGGCTGCACAGGCCAGGGTGGCCGCCAAGAAGGCACGGGAAATGGTACAACGTAAAACCGTATTAAGCGGTGGCGGTCTTCCCGGTAAACTGGCAGATTGCTCGGAAAGGGATGCAGAACGCTGCGAATTATACCTGGTCGAAGGTGACTCGGCTGGTGGAACCGCCAAGCAGGGCCGTGACCGGAACTTCCAGGCCATCCTGCCATTAAGGGGTAAGATCCTTAACGTCGAAAAGGCCATGGAACATAAGATCTATGAAAACGAGGAGATCCGTAATATGTATACTGCCCTTGGTGTAACGGTAGGGACACCGGAAGATCCAAAAGCCCTGAACCTCGCCAAACTGCGTTACCACAAGTTGATCATCATGACCGATGCCGATATTGATGGTTCACATATCACCACACTTATCCTGACCTTTATCTACCGCTATATGAAGGAATTGGTAGACCAGGGTTATGTATATATTGCCCAGCCACCGCTTTACCTGGTGAAAAAGGGTAAGGACCAGGCCTATGCCTGGGGCGAAGAAGACCGGAAAGCCCTGACCCTGAAATTTGGTGGCGGTAAGGATGACAGCGTGAATGTGCAACGGTATAAAGGTTTGGGTGAAATGAATGCCACCCAGCTTTGGGAGACGACAATGAACCCGGAAACCAGGACCCTTAAAAAAGTAACACTTGATAGTGCAGCAGAGGCTGATATGGTCTTTAGTATGCTCATGGGTGATGAAGTAGCCCCACGCCGGGAGTTTATCGAAAGCCATGCGAAATATGCAAAAATTGATATATAA
- a CDS encoding DUF1800 domain-containing protein encodes MNVNQWKNQHLFWRAAFGPPVASLAQLQTGDPNTLYKALLKASAKSPDYLNIVDNAMKGLTMGIGEAGKMNRRELTTEEKKNLRKQSREDLKNLNIHWLSEMAASGAQLREKMAFFWHGHFACRNLNIYYQQLLLHTIRTNALGNFGELLREVSKSAAMINFLNNNQNRKDHPNENFARELMELFTMGRGNYAEKDIREAARAFTGWGANINGEFIFRRGLHDGGQKTFLGKTGNFTGDDILDILLEQPTTAIFITRKLYRFFVNEDVDALKVEWLAKRFYQSGYAIQELLHDMFTSAWFFDPKNMGNRIKSPVELWVGMRRQLPLAMQDEAVQLVFQKLLGQILFYPPNVAGWAGGKTWIDGSSLLLRMRLPQLVAANEGWIMQPKQDDDEQMGRAAAPGRNFNADINWEHYCSFFAAIKKQDVWPSISRFILQTPVTQDPAIINKYTNLTARQLYISSATINLMSCPEYQLC; translated from the coding sequence GTGAATGTAAATCAATGGAAGAATCAGCACTTATTTTGGCGGGCTGCATTTGGTCCGCCTGTTGCCAGCCTGGCCCAATTACAAACAGGTGACCCCAATACCTTATATAAGGCATTGCTGAAAGCCTCTGCAAAATCACCGGATTACCTGAACATAGTGGATAATGCCATGAAAGGATTAACCATGGGTATTGGTGAAGCAGGTAAAATGAACAGGCGGGAACTGACCACGGAAGAAAAGAAAAACCTGCGGAAACAAAGCCGGGAAGATCTTAAAAACCTGAATATCCACTGGCTCAGTGAAATGGCTGCAAGCGGTGCTCAATTACGCGAGAAAATGGCCTTTTTCTGGCACGGGCATTTTGCCTGCAGGAACCTTAATATTTATTACCAGCAATTGCTGTTGCATACGATCCGGACAAATGCCCTCGGTAATTTTGGGGAACTCCTTCGTGAAGTAAGCAAGAGTGCTGCCATGATCAATTTCCTGAATAATAACCAGAACAGGAAAGATCATCCGAATGAAAACTTTGCCCGTGAACTGATGGAATTATTCACCATGGGTCGCGGAAATTATGCTGAAAAAGATATCAGGGAAGCTGCAAGGGCATTTACTGGTTGGGGCGCGAATATCAATGGTGAATTTATTTTTCGCAGGGGCCTGCATGATGGCGGGCAAAAGACCTTCTTGGGTAAAACAGGAAATTTTACCGGTGATGATATCCTTGATATTTTATTGGAACAACCAACAACAGCAATATTCATCACCAGGAAACTGTACCGTTTTTTTGTAAACGAAGATGTTGATGCGCTAAAAGTGGAATGGTTGGCAAAACGGTTTTATCAATCGGGTTATGCTATTCAGGAATTATTGCACGATATGTTTACCAGCGCATGGTTCTTTGACCCAAAGAATATGGGCAACCGCATTAAATCGCCGGTTGAGTTATGGGTAGGTATGCGCCGGCAACTGCCGCTTGCGATGCAGGATGAAGCCGTGCAACTGGTTTTCCAGAAATTATTGGGACAAATATTATTCTATCCACCTAATGTGGCCGGCTGGGCGGGTGGTAAGACCTGGATAGATGGCAGTTCGTTGTTATTGCGCATGCGGCTTCCGCAATTGGTCGCTGCCAATGAAGGATGGATTATGCAACCAAAGCAGGACGATGATGAACAAATGGGCAGGGCTGCTGCACCTGGCAGGAATTTCAATGCAGATATTAACTGGGAACACTATTGCAGTTTTTTTGCCGCGATAAAAAAACAAGATGTATGGCCATCGATATCGCGCTTTATTTTGCAAACACCGGTCACCCAGGATCCTGCGATCATAAACAAGTACACCAACCTTACCGCCCGCCAGTTATATATTTCCTCGGCAACCATCAACCTGATGAGTTGCCCGGAGTACCAATTGTGCTGA